Proteins from a single region of Lepus europaeus isolate LE1 chromosome 4, mLepTim1.pri, whole genome shotgun sequence:
- the LOC133758448 gene encoding LOW QUALITY PROTEIN: ribosomal oxygenase 2-like (The sequence of the model RefSeq protein was modified relative to this genomic sequence to represent the inferred CDS: deleted 1 base in 1 codon), with the protein MPKKARPAGNEKEEGPVPCKRVKVEMADGLSTLNFDSPHDLFESLISPVKTDTFFKEFWEQKPLLIQRDDPALATYYQSLFRLTDLKSLCSRGMYYGRDVNVCRCVNGKKKVLNKDGKAHFLQLRKDFDQKRATIQFHQPQRFKDELWRIQEKLECYFGSLVGSNVYITPAGSQGIPPHYDDVEVFVLQLEGEKHPTVPLAREYSVEAEDSIGRPMHGFTLKPDLLYFPRGTIHQVNTPPGLAQSTHVTISTYQNNSWGDFLLDTISGLVFDAAMEDVALQAGIPQQLLLQAESTTVATRRLSGFLRMLAERLEGTKELFSSDMKKDFIMHRLPPCHVGDGTELTIPGGELPQLDSTVRLQFRDHIILTVGPDQDQSDEAQEKMIYICHSLKNKRDTHMMGSEEEIECHGLRFPLSHVEALKQIWNSSAISVKDLKLTTDEEKESLVLSLWTECLIQVVQRLYTIQFCLSLYFFFRMYI; encoded by the exons ATGCCAAAGAAAGCAAGGCCTGCAGGaaatgagaaggaagaggggCCTGTTCCCTGTAAACGGGTGAAGGTGGAGATGGCTGATGGCCTTTCCACTTTAAACTTTGACAGCCCTCATGATCTCTTTGAAAGTCTAATCTCACCGGTCAAGACAGAcaca ttttttaaggaattctgGGAGCAGAAGCCCCTTCTCATCCAGAGAGATGACCCTGCACTGGCTACCTATTACCAGTCCCTGTTCAGGCTCACAGATTTGAAGAGTCTGTGCAGCCGGGGTATGTACTATGGAAGAGATGTGAATGTCTGCCGGTGTGTCAATGGGAAGAAGAAAGTCTTAAATAAAGATGGCAAAGCTCACTTTCTTCAACTGAGGAAAGATTTTGATCAGAAAAGGGCTACCATTCAGTTTCATCAACCTCAGAGATTTAAGGATGAGCTTTGGAGGATCCAGGAGAAGTTGGAATGTTACTTTGGCTCCTTGGTTGGCTCAAATGTGTATATAACCCCTGCAGGATCTCAGGGCATCCCACCCCACTATGATGATGTCGAGGTTTTTGTCCTGCAACTGGAAGGAGAGAAACACCCAACAGTGCCTCTGGCTCGGGAGTACAGCGTGGAGGCCGAGGATAGTATTGGAAGGCCGATGCATGGGTTCACTTTGAAGCCAGATTTGTTATACTTTCCCAGAGGGACCATTCATCAAGTGAACActcctccagggctggcccagtcTACTCACGTGACCATCAGCACCTACCAGAACAATTCATGGGGAGATTTCCTTTTGGACACCATTTCAGGGCTTGTGTTTGATGCTGCAATGGAAGatgtggcattgcaggctggCATACCGCAGCAACTTCTCCTGCAGGCAGAAAGCACAACTGTTGCAACCAGAAGATTAAGTGGTTTCCTAAGGATGCTTGCAGAGCGACTGGAAGGCACCAAAGAACTGTTTTCATCAGACATGAAGAAGGATTTTATTATGCACAGGCTACCCCCGTGCCATGTAGGAGATGGAACAGAGCTGACAATACCAGGTGGAGAGTTACCACAACTGGACAGCACAGTGAGACTGCAGTTTAGAGACCACATCATCCTCACAGTAGGGCCAGATCAGGACCAATCCGATGAAGCTCAAGAAAAGATGATTTACATCTGTCATTCCTTAAAGAataagagagacacacacatgatGGGAAGTGAAGAGGAAATAGAGTGTCATGGACTTCGCTTTCCTTTGTCACATGTGGAGGCACTGAAACAAATCTGGAACAGTTCAGCTATTTCAGTCAAGGACCTGAAACTtactacagatgaggaaaaggaAAGCCTGGTCTTATCCCTGTGGACCGAATGTTTAATCCAAGTAGTCCAGCGCCTTTATACAATCCAATTCTGTTTAagtctttactttttctttagaATGTACATATAA